Proteins from a single region of Hordeum vulgare subsp. vulgare chromosome 6H, MorexV3_pseudomolecules_assembly, whole genome shotgun sequence:
- the LOC123404648 gene encoding uncharacterized protein LOC123404648, which produces MAKPSTGSERIRIQIEEQARATAAFQQRNSELSHQVNDLQDQLQAERANTQEIINLECAEREQLEEKLKEERAERERLLEAERTSRLKFEKNMMAKFAEFSKQMGTQQVFTNRIDKENSNPNFQNTLLQRPSPNKAAGARPTVISSNALIHASTRNSRMFKAIGLNN; this is translated from the exons ATGGCCAAACCGTCAACTGGTTCTGAAAGGATTCGTATACAGATTGAAGAGCAAGCTCGTGCTACAGCAGCCTTCCAGCAGCGAAACTCTGAGCTCAGCCAccaggtcaatgatttacaagatcaactacaagctgagcgtgcaaacACACAAGAGATTATTAACTTGGAGTGCGCTGAGAGAGAACAACTTGAGGAAAAGTTAAAAGAAGAGCGTGCTGAAAGGGAAAGATTGTTGGAAGCGGAGCGAACATCAAgattgaaatttgaaaaaaacatGATGGCAAAGTTTGCAGAATTCAGCAAACAGATGGGAACCCAACAG GTGTTTACGAACAGGATTGACAAAGAAAATAGTAATCCAAACTTCCAAAACACTCTTTTACAGAGACCTAGTCCTAATAAGGCTGCAGGTGCAAGGCCAACTGTTATTTCTTCAAATGCGCTCATACATGCTTCAACAAGAAATTCTCGAATGTTTAAAGCAATT GGTTTAAATAACTAG
- the LOC123404649 gene encoding protein CONSERVED IN THE GREEN LINEAGE AND DIATOMS 27, chloroplastic-like has translation MAASPSLHAPRLLPPSRNGSSAGTDWCPVPPKQRPVNEYEALAASLPFSWAAGDLVLYYSRLAFTGATFALFIGLPVAAFGGRGGAGGDALHLALGATGSGILAVTLAVVRMYLGWAYLGNRTR, from the coding sequence ATGGCCGCCTCGCCCTCCCTCCACGCCCCCCGCCTCCTCCCGCCGTCGCGGAACGGCAGCTCGGCGGGGACGGACTGGTGCCCGGTGCCCCCGAAGCAGCGGCCCGTGAACGAGTACGAGGCGCTGGCCGCGTCACTGCCCTTCTCCTGGGCGGCGGGGGACCTGGTGCTCTACTACTCCCGCCTCGCCTTCACGGGGGCAACCTTCGCGCTCTTCATCGGCCTCCCCGTCGCGGCCTTCGGCGGCCGCGGGGGCGCCGGCGGCGACGCCCTGCACCTCGCGCTCGGGGCCACCGGCTCCGGCATCCTCGCCGTCACGCTCGCCGTCGTGCGGATGTACCTCGGCTGGGCCTACCTCGGGAACCGCACGCGCTAG
- the LOC123401554 gene encoding uncharacterized protein LOC123401554 gives MEATAACSSTSLARTLASSPLPHHCRSRVRVGNYVVPLDAAPSGITRPLVEILNLTDQNLTEIDNYAFSFLSVGVDLLLIFILHEKNCQFRLAHGLSCGFSCCDV, from the coding sequence ATGGAAGCCACCGCCGCCTGCTCCTCGACCTCCCTCGCGCGGACCCTCGCCTCCTCGCCGCTTCCCCACCACTGCCGCAGCCGTGTGCGCGTGGGCAACTACGTGGTGCCGCTGGACGCCGCGCCGTCGGGGATCACGCGCCCGCTCGTCGAGATCCTCAACTTGACAGATCAAAACCTGACAGAAATTGACAATTATGCCTTCAGTTTCCTCTCTGTAGGAGTAGATTTGCTGCTGATATTTATCCTACACGAGAAGAATTGCCAATTCAGACTTGCACATGGATTGTCCTGTGGTTTCTCCTGTTGTGATGTGTAG